From Stigmatopora argus isolate UIUO_Sarg chromosome 14, RoL_Sarg_1.0, whole genome shotgun sequence, the proteins below share one genomic window:
- the dhrs7b gene encoding dehydrogenase/reductase SDR family member 7B, with protein sequence MERVTSALPALLLASLGVCLLYRILCRLRGGAPLKDAVVVITGASSGLGKECAHVFHSMGARLVLCGRDAGRLQRVVDELNAKPRDGKQQPTCIPSTVIFDLSNVASMERAAQDILKCYGRVDVLINNAGVSYRGNILDTHLSVQRDVMETNYFGPVALTQALLPSMVHQRSGHIVAISSVQGKIAIPYRSAYAVSKHATQAYFDCLRAEVEQYGIPVTVISPGYIRTNLSVNAVTGDGTKYGVVDKTTATGRDPRDVALAVLKAVRNRSKDVVLAGPLPTVAIYLRTLWPALFFKLMSSRARKEDKPKNT encoded by the exons ATGGAGCGTGTTACCAGCGCACTACCAGCACTGCTCTTGGCAAGCCTGGGGGTCTGTCTTCTTTATCGCATCCTCTGCCGCCTCCGAGGCGGGGCTCCCTTAAAGGATGCGGTGGTGGTCATCACAGGTGCCAGCTCCGGACTAGGCAAAG AATGCGCGCACGTTTTCCACAGCATGGGGGCTCGCCTGGTACTGTGCGGTCGGGACGCAGGTCGACTGCAGCGGGTGGTTGATGAGCTAAATGCAAAACCAAGGGACGGAAAGCAGCAG ccgacATGCATTCCCAGCACTGTTATCTTCGACCTGAGCAATGTAGCCTCGATGGAGAGGGCAGCGCAGGACATCTTGAAGTGTTATGGACGGGTGGATGTCCTCATCAACAATGCCGGAGTCAGCTACCGTGGCAACATACTGGATACGCACCTGTCGGTTCAGAGGGATGTTATGGAAACCAATTACTTTGGGCCGGTTGCTTTAACGCAAG CTCTCCTGCCCTCCATGGTTCATCAGCGCAGTGGCCATATTGTTGCCATCAGCAGCGTTCAGGGCAAGATAGCCATTCCGTACCGTTCAGCTT ATGCAGTATCAAAACACGCCACCCAGGCCTACTTTGATTGCTTACGTGCAGAAGTGGAGCAGTATGGAATTCCTGTGACTGTCATTAGTCCAGGATACATCCGGACCAATCTGTCCGTCAATGCTGTCACGGGAGACGGAACAAAGTATGGCG TTGTGGACAAAACAACGGCAACGGGTCGGGACCCGAGAGATGTGGCTCTCGCTGTTCTGAAAGCCGTGCGTAACAGGAGCAAAGATGTTGTCTTGGCAGGACCTTTGCCAACCGTGGCCATCTATCTTCGCACATTGTGGCCCGCCCTTTTCTTTAAACTCATGTCATCTCGTGCTCGCAAGGAGGACAAACCCAAAAATACTTGA